CAGGCGGGTATCTCTATATGATTTTCCAACGCAACGCGGGAGCCACCGACGGCTATTCTCTGGAGTGCCAGGGTTCACGCAACCTGACATCCTGGGACAGTCCTGATTTCGAAGAGCGCGTGCTGTCCTCTGTAGACGGCGTGGAAACGGTGGAAGCCAGATTGCCCTCGACCGGAAACAGCAAAGGCTTCATTCGCCTGCAATACAACCAGACACCCTGAAAATAAGCACGCGTTTTAAGCGTATTAAGGAACATACCTGTTATACCTACATACTGGTGTTTGAGGGATGCAATTAATTTGATACAATCATGATTAGAATATACACCTTATACGTTGCTTTACTACTTTGTGTTACACTTGAGTCTGCGAGAGCATCTGGCCCCGATGCTTGGTCAGTGGATTCGTTCCATTATAGGTTTTCTTCTCTTGAAGATGAAAATATTGAGATTAGATTTATTTTCCAGAGTAAGGCCGGTGAAAATCTGGTGGGTGATGTAAGGCATCCCCAATGGGGGCGTGCTCTCAAAGAAGTTCAAATAAAATCAAAAAAATTTGAGCTGACTATTCCCGAAGAGGAAGCACGCTGTATTTTTGTAGGCGAAATAGAGAGTGTGAATTTATTTTTCGAGGGTAGAAAAAAAAACTGGTTATGTGCTGAATGTTGGGAAAAGAAAGAAAATTGGGATGGCTCGAGGGGATATGGTATCCTTTTACTTTAATCAGAAAAAATACTTAGGGCGTATGATTTTATCTGCAGGGGAGAAACGCATAACTTATTTTACTAAACCTACGGGAGGTAAGCCCAGAGAAGGGCTTCAAGAGTTTGTAGAATAGATCGCTGAATGAAATATTAAGGGACAGTCCTGATCTCGACGAGCGCGTGCTTGTCCTCTGTAGACGGAGTGGAAACGGTGGAAGCCAGATTGCCTTTGTAAGCGTATTAACGTATTAAGTAACGTATTAAGGGACAGGCCTTCTGTAGAGTCTTTCTGTAGAGTCTCATGAAAAACGCGAAACCATGCCGGCGGTTGATAAAATACAGCATAAAATCATGAAGCGATTCACCTCCATTTTTCTTATTCTCCTCTTCCCAAGCTTACTACTCGCGCAAGATGCCGGAGGACGAGTTTTGGTTGATGCTTCGGTTTGGAATATTCCGTTTATGGGACGACAAAAATCGCTTATTTACGAGATTCGAAATAACACGAAGGAGGATTTTAAAATCAGCAAGCATTGGCTACTAAACTCTAATGTGTATTTAAAAGTGATCGACCAAAATGGGAAAATAATACCCAACGATATTGGAGGATATCGCGAGACAAAAGATGACTACATCCTAGTGTCGCCAGGGGCCATTGTGTGCTTATTGGGTTTACCGCCATACAACGAGGCTCTGTCCTCGGATCAGGCGCATCGATTCACCATTTGGCATACGAAGTTGAATACCAAATTCCACTGGAAGGTTCAAAACACGCAACCCAAGCCCAACGCGCAATCGCGTGACAAGATCGAAAAATGAGAGGAAGCGTATGAATGGACAGGCCTCTATAGGCCTTTAGGCCTTTCCATAGCGTCGGGAAACCGCATAATTACGATTAAGCGATGCCCCAGGACGTATAGAGGGACAGGCCTTCTGTACGGGCCTTCTGTACGAAAACTCTCCGCACCAAACCCACCTTGGACGGAAATGGCGAGCCCACCCATGCTGGAGGTAACGTCACTACTTGGAACTACGATAGCCAGCGCGGCTGGCTCACCAGCAAGCGTGACGCTGCCAGCAAAGGCGCGGACTACACCTACACCCCCGCAGGACGCCTCAAGACCCGCACATGGGCTCGCACCGGCACCAATACCACCAGCGGCATCCTGACAACTTACAGCTACAGCCACGGCTTACTCAGTTCCGTCGTTTATAGCAATGACCCCGCCTCCACTCCCACGGTCAGCTACAGCTATGATGGCTATGGCCGTCCGGTCACCGTTACCCAGGGAAGCAATACCCACACCTATGCTTATGACGCCGCGACCTTGGTTCTCGATAAGGAAACCATCGACTACAACGGCTTCACTCGCATTCTGGACCGCAGCCAGGACGGATTGCTCCGCCCCACCGGATTCTCAGTCGCAGCTCCTTCCCAGGCCGCAGAGCACAGTGTCAGCTACACCTATGATACGGCATCCCGCCTCTCCACCGTAGCCAATGGCACAGACACCTTCACTTACAGCTATCTGCCCGATAGCTACGGCGTGGTTGAGCACGTCACCCGCACCGGCGGCCACACCGTCACCAATGCCTACGAGGCCAGCCGCAACGTCCTGCTCAGCAAGACCAACCACACCGGCACCCCCGCAGACCCCACACCCGTGATCTCCAAGTTCGCTTACACCACGAACAATCTCGGCCAGCGCACCAGTCTCACCACCAGCGGCAGCGCCTTCACCACCGCCCCCGTCTACAGCTGGAGCTACAACGCCGCTGGGGAACTTGTCGAGGCGGATGACACCTCCGCCGCGAATAACGACCGCGCCTACCAGTTCGATGCCATCGGCAATCGCGAGAAAACAGCCGACGGCCTGCTGGCCGATCTGCCGAATGATCCCAACTACATCGCGGACGCGGTGAACCAATACACCAAGGCCAACGGAGTCAGCCTCCCGGTGGACGCCTATGATGACGATGGTAACCTCACCGTCGCCCCGCTGCCCGTGGACCAGAACACCAACGTGCGCTACCACTGGGATGCCGAGAATCGCCTGGTCAAAATCACCAGCCTCGATGAAACCACCACCATCGCCGAATATAGCTACGATTACCTCGGCCGCCGCATCTCAAAATCTGTTCCCCAGAACGGCACACCCCAATCCCCAATCCCAATTTCCTACTTCCTATACGATGGCTGGAACATCATCACCGAATATTCTGGCACCACGCTGGCAAAGACGTATACTTGGGGTATGGATTTATCGGGGTCGATGCAAGGAGCGGGAGGGGTCGGCGGACTTCTGTCAGTCAGCCACGGCGCGTCCAGCTACTACCCCACCTATGATGGCAACGGCAACGTCAGCGAGTATCTGGACTCAACAGGCACGGTGCAAGCCCACTACGAGTATGACGCCTTTGGAAACACGGTGGTCGGCACGGGA
This Oceaniferula flava DNA region includes the following protein-coding sequences:
- a CDS encoding RHS repeat domain-containing protein, giving the protein MDGNGEPTHAGGNVTTWNYDSQRGWLTSKRDAASKGADYTYTPAGRLKTRTWARTGTNTTSGILTTYSYSHGLLSSVVYSNDPASTPTVSYSYDGYGRPVTVTQGSNTHTYAYDAATLVLDKETIDYNGFTRILDRSQDGLLRPTGFSVAAPSQAAEHSVSYTYDTASRLSTVANGTDTFTYSYLPDSYGVVEHVTRTGGHTVTNAYEASRNVLLSKTNHTGTPADPTPVISKFAYTTNNLGQRTSLTTSGSAFTTAPVYSWSYNAAGELVEADDTSAANNDRAYQFDAIGNREKTADGLLADLPNDPNYIADAVNQYTKANGVSLPVDAYDDDGNLTVAPLPVDQNTNVRYHWDAENRLVKITSLDETTTIAEYSYDYLGRRISKSVPQNGTPQSPIPISYFLYDGWNIITEYSGTTLAKTYTWGMDLSGSMQGAGGVGGLLSVSHGASSYYPTYDGNGNVSEYLDSTGTVQAHYEYDAFGNTVVGTGTKVNDFAHRFSTKPHDAETGLYYYGYRYYDPVTGRWPSRDPIEEKGGLNLYSFIGNDGLNNWDYLGRDKNADAEKEISCICTVNTNCECKCKKEGEELQEGACGAYNALGEATEPTKQEALKRANIELLIDASEGCFAKKCPLKEGGACQPTYGPKDVNCRCFDETGNPV